In Flavobacterium lacustre, a genomic segment contains:
- a CDS encoding translocation/assembly module TamB domain-containing protein, with product MLVLAIQIPSVQNSIKNQAVTYLEGKIKTKIQIEKLEIAFPQKVILAGVYFEDQKKDTLLSGEKIIADISVLQIINNKIQVNAIELEGITTHLNKDKKGIFNFDYIIKAFATPDKPKEDDTTPMQFSLEEINLNRIRIKYSDATSKNNTSIDLKHLNTHIKTFDLKGMNFEIPKVTVNGLQLKLKQELVKTTNIAKETSGQTKLKLNIGEIDLKKFAVDYDNENDKLKTTVSFKKLFVKFNKIDLNKQFILVESIDLSNAKGILALAKKDKIIPKKVAIANETNDWEIKISETNFDKVNFRYDNNDVVAVKKGIDYNHLNLSNLNLNIENINYNPENISGNINSLTVKEQSGLAIESFKTDFFYGKKNAYLKNLYLKTPQTLLKDELVIGYPSIESITENLGELSIKASLKNSKLGFKDILLFVPKLSETNPFKNNPNAILRINSTVSGKLKNIEIPNLEISGIGTTKIVASGRIMGLPDMKKANFDIVIKDFKSSSKDLNQFVPRGTIPNSIALPAQFGAKGIFKGTIANFNTNMNVQSSFGNAKIKATFDQRIKNKEKYNAETELENFDLGKFIKNDSIGKITAKATVKGTGFNPKTANATGSGTILKVNFNKYTYKNLAIKGKINNGSFNVTAQAKDPNLTFDLISSGGFKDKYPTGKLKLNVDIADLEKLNLHAGPLKLRGVVEADIQSVDLDYLNGKMTAHTLFITNEKGEFAVDSITIRATTTAEKSALVLESPFLDATVNGKYKLSQLPTALSNSLSKYYNWNPTSKKSKATNNYFDFKLNVKDNPVVTQLITDLKILAPILITGRYNAENDSIVLNGAVHKLIYGDNTVTNAVFTIDTQDKALVYNLIVDDIQNTQIQLPYTSISGKVQNNTVEYALQLKDLKDKERYFIAGTMNAANGNSEINLDSEKLMLNYESWNISPENLIRFGKKGIYASDFELKKEENSIKIQSQSEKPNAPIEVDFKNFEIETITSMVEKSDLKMSGKINGTALLKNVDKNLLFTSDLVIEDFTFKKDTVGTIAVQVNNEIANQYDAHIKLTGQENQVNLDGVYRSNDSSFDMTLLIDRLNMKSIQGFSMNHLTESTGFFTGNFTLTGTTKQPELIGTLKFNDISFKATELNARFQSMNDSIAFTTNAVLFDNFIIKDEKGNDLSINGKIDSHNFSNFGFDLAIDAENFKAINSKAKDNDLFYGELYLDNHLKIKGTLNNPIVDGNIKVNKDTKFTVVLPQSDPSIADREGIVEFIDQDHPQIVTTVKAEEILNQSEIKGINASVNIEIDKEAEFSIIIDKSNGDYLKLKGEANLYGGIDASGKTTLTGKYEFTEGTYEMTFSALKRKFDIKKGSYILWNGEPTTADVNITAVYKINTAPLDLLSGQLGAVSEEIRNTYKEKVAFETLLIMKGELMKPDITFDIILPEGINSVSPDVLSTTQTKLTQLRQDPSELNKQVFALLLLNHFIGENPFSSESGSGSVSSLARVSASKILSEQLNNLAGDLIKGIDIDFNLQSTEDYTSGQRQDKTDLNIGISKKLLNDRLKVTVGSSFGLEGTQQANQQSNNIAGDVSIDYQLSKDGRYKIRGYRINKYQVALQGEVVETGISFIITLDYNKFKELFQKSKVKTATAKKEKTLKKKSDE from the coding sequence ATGTTAGTACTTGCAATTCAGATTCCATCAGTACAAAATTCAATTAAAAATCAAGCGGTTACTTACCTTGAAGGAAAAATTAAAACTAAAATACAGATTGAAAAATTAGAAATTGCTTTTCCACAAAAAGTAATTCTAGCAGGAGTTTATTTTGAAGATCAAAAAAAAGATACTCTTTTGTCTGGTGAAAAAATAATAGCCGACATTAGTGTATTGCAAATAATCAATAACAAGATACAAGTTAATGCTATTGAATTAGAAGGAATTACTACTCATTTGAACAAAGATAAAAAAGGTATTTTTAATTTTGATTATATTATCAAAGCCTTTGCAACTCCCGATAAACCAAAAGAAGATGATACTACACCGATGCAATTTTCGCTGGAAGAAATAAATCTGAATCGAATACGCATAAAATATTCGGATGCTACTTCAAAAAACAACACTTCAATCGACCTAAAACACCTTAATACGCACATAAAAACATTTGATTTAAAAGGAATGAACTTTGAAATTCCTAAAGTGACTGTTAACGGATTACAACTGAAATTAAAACAAGAATTAGTTAAAACAACCAATATTGCTAAAGAAACTTCAGGTCAAACGAAGTTGAAATTAAATATAGGAGAAATTGATTTAAAGAAATTTGCGGTTGATTATGACAATGAAAATGACAAACTGAAAACTACAGTTTCCTTCAAAAAACTATTTGTAAAATTCAATAAAATTGATCTTAATAAACAATTTATACTTGTAGAAAGTATTGATTTATCGAATGCTAAAGGAATTCTTGCTTTGGCAAAAAAAGATAAAATTATTCCAAAAAAAGTTGCAATTGCTAATGAAACGAACGATTGGGAAATTAAAATCAGTGAAACAAATTTTGACAAAGTCAACTTTCGTTATGACAATAATGATGTTGTTGCGGTAAAAAAAGGAATCGATTACAATCATTTAAATCTGAGTAATTTAAACCTGAATATTGAAAACATCAATTACAATCCTGAAAATATTTCGGGGAATATTAACTCTTTAACCGTTAAAGAGCAAAGTGGTTTAGCTATTGAATCCTTTAAAACTGACTTTTTCTACGGCAAAAAAAATGCGTATCTAAAAAATTTATACCTTAAAACACCTCAAACCCTTTTGAAGGATGAACTCGTTATTGGCTATCCCAGCATCGAATCTATAACTGAAAATCTAGGTGAATTATCGATAAAAGCTTCTTTAAAAAATAGCAAATTAGGATTTAAAGACATTTTGCTTTTTGTGCCTAAATTGTCCGAAACCAATCCTTTTAAGAATAACCCAAATGCTATTTTACGCATCAACAGTACCGTTTCCGGGAAATTAAAAAACATTGAAATTCCAAATTTAGAAATCAGCGGTATCGGAACAACGAAAATTGTCGCCAGTGGAAGAATTATGGGATTACCCGACATGAAAAAAGCGAATTTTGATATTGTGATTAAGGATTTCAAATCAAGTTCAAAAGACCTTAATCAGTTTGTGCCAAGGGGAACTATTCCTAACTCGATTGCATTGCCGGCACAATTTGGAGCCAAAGGGATTTTTAAAGGAACAATCGCTAATTTTAATACGAATATGAATGTGCAAAGTAGTTTTGGTAACGCCAAAATCAAAGCAACTTTTGATCAACGAATAAAGAATAAAGAGAAATATAATGCCGAAACCGAATTAGAAAATTTTGATTTAGGAAAATTTATAAAAAATGATTCTATTGGAAAAATAACTGCAAAAGCTACTGTAAAAGGAACAGGATTTAATCCAAAAACTGCAAATGCAACAGGTAGCGGAACGATTCTGAAGGTGAATTTTAACAAATATACGTATAAAAATTTAGCTATAAAAGGCAAAATCAATAACGGAAGTTTTAATGTTACAGCGCAGGCAAAAGACCCAAATCTAACTTTTGATTTGATTAGCAGTGGTGGATTTAAAGATAAATATCCAACCGGAAAATTAAAACTGAATGTCGATATTGCTGATTTAGAAAAATTGAATTTACACGCCGGGCCATTAAAATTAAGAGGCGTTGTAGAAGCTGATATTCAATCTGTTGATTTAGATTATCTAAACGGAAAAATGACAGCACATACTCTTTTTATAACGAATGAAAAAGGAGAATTTGCGGTTGATTCCATTACAATTAGAGCAACTACAACTGCCGAAAAAAGTGCTCTTGTATTAGAATCTCCTTTTTTGGACGCAACCGTAAATGGAAAATACAAACTTTCGCAACTGCCAACCGCTTTGTCGAATTCTCTTTCAAAATATTATAATTGGAATCCAACTTCCAAAAAAAGTAAAGCAACAAACAACTATTTTGATTTTAAACTTAATGTTAAAGACAATCCTGTCGTAACACAATTAATTACTGATTTAAAAATTTTGGCGCCTATCCTTATAACTGGCCGATATAATGCTGAGAATGATTCCATTGTTTTAAACGGTGCTGTTCACAAGCTAATTTATGGCGATAATACCGTAACTAATGCCGTTTTTACTATTGATACTCAAGACAAAGCATTAGTGTACAATTTGATCGTAGATGACATTCAAAATACTCAAATTCAATTGCCTTATACCTCAATTTCAGGAAAAGTGCAAAACAATACGGTAGAATATGCTTTACAGCTTAAAGATTTAAAAGATAAAGAACGGTACTTTATAGCAGGAACTATGAATGCTGCCAATGGAAATTCGGAAATTAATCTGGATTCGGAAAAACTGATGTTGAATTACGAATCTTGGAATATATCGCCTGAAAATTTAATTCGTTTTGGAAAAAAAGGAATATATGCTTCTGATTTTGAATTAAAAAAAGAAGAAAACAGCATTAAAATACAATCCCAATCAGAAAAACCCAACGCGCCAATTGAAGTTGATTTTAAGAATTTTGAAATCGAAACCATTACCAGTATGGTCGAAAAAAGCGACTTGAAAATGAGTGGAAAAATCAATGGAACCGCTTTGTTAAAAAACGTAGATAAAAATCTGTTATTCACATCTGATTTAGTAATTGAAGATTTCACTTTCAAAAAAGATACTGTAGGAACAATTGCCGTGCAAGTCAATAACGAAATTGCGAATCAATATGATGCGCATATAAAGTTAACAGGGCAGGAAAACCAAGTTAATCTTGATGGTGTGTACCGTTCAAATGACAGTAGTTTTGATATGACATTGCTAATTGACAGGTTGAATATGAAAAGTATTCAAGGGTTTTCGATGAATCATTTAACAGAAAGTACCGGATTTTTTACAGGGAATTTCACTCTAACGGGAACTACAAAACAACCCGAATTAATTGGAACATTAAAGTTTAATGATATCAGTTTTAAAGCTACAGAACTCAACGCCAGATTCCAATCGATGAATGATTCAATAGCCTTTACAACTAATGCTGTTTTATTTGATAATTTCATTATAAAAGATGAAAAAGGAAATGACCTTTCTATAAACGGAAAAATTGACAGTCATAATTTTAGCAATTTTGGTTTTGATTTGGCTATTGATGCAGAGAATTTTAAAGCCATCAATTCTAAAGCAAAAGACAATGATTTGTTTTATGGAGAATTATATTTAGACAATCATCTGAAAATAAAAGGTACGCTTAATAATCCGATTGTTGACGGTAATATCAAGGTAAATAAAGACACTAAATTTACGGTTGTATTGCCGCAATCCGATCCTTCTATTGCAGATCGGGAAGGAATTGTAGAGTTTATTGACCAAGATCATCCGCAAATTGTGACTACGGTAAAAGCGGAAGAAATTTTAAATCAATCAGAAATTAAAGGTATTAATGCTTCGGTAAATATTGAAATTGATAAAGAAGCAGAATTCAGCATTATCATAGATAAATCTAATGGTGATTATTTAAAATTAAAAGGAGAAGCTAATTTATACGGAGGCATCGATGCTTCGGGCAAAACGACATTAACAGGGAAATATGAGTTTACCGAAGGAACGTATGAAATGACTTTTAGTGCTTTGAAAAGAAAATTTGATATCAAAAAAGGAAGTTATATCCTTTGGAACGGAGAACCTACAACCGCCGATGTCAACATTACTGCCGTTTATAAAATAAATACAGCGCCCTTAGACTTACTAAGTGGTCAACTGGGAGCGGTTTCCGAAGAAATACGAAATACTTATAAAGAAAAAGTGGCGTTTGAAACCCTGTTAATAATGAAAGGGGAATTAATGAAACCCGACATTACGTTTGATATCATTTTACCCGAAGGAATTAACAGCGTCTCTCCTGATGTTCTTTCGACAACGCAAACTAAGTTAACGCAATTAAGACAAGATCCGAGTGAATTGAATAAACAAGTATTTGCGTTGTTATTGTTAAATCATTTCATTGGTGAAAACCCGTTTTCGAGCGAATCCGGAAGTGGTTCCGTTTCTTCGTTGGCAAGAGTTAGCGCCAGTAAAATTTTGTCGGAACAATTGAATAATCTCGCAGGTGATTTGATAAAAGGAATCGATATTGATTTCAACCTGCAATCAACCGAAGATTACACATCCGGACAACGACAAGATAAAACCGACTTGAATATTGGTATTTCAAAAAAATTATTGAATGACCGACTCAAAGTTACCGTTGGAAGCAGTTTTGGTTTAGAAGGAACGCAGCAAGCCAACCAACAATCGAACAATATTGCCGGAGATGTTTCTATAGATTATCAATTGTCTAAAGATGGACGCTATAAAATTCGTGGATATCGAATCAACAAATACCAAGTCGCACTTCAAGGCGAAGTAGTCGAAACCGGAATATCGTTTATCATTACATTAGATTACAATAAATTTAAAGAATTGTTCCAAAAAAGTAAAGTAAAAACAGCAACAGCGAAAAAGGAAAAAACCTTAAAAAAGAAATCCGATGAATAA
- a CDS encoding 2-dehydro-3-deoxyphosphooctonate aldolase, with protein MKKTVLFVALLIVTASCVSTKSTLKNVDNNAPIPVLSKDNTFVITQFSTDKRYGYNKDYPINIFFRTSKDESINQQRYLNALAGPKGEKLTYTKLESCCPFPSTKSDMGAGFLDVYEVKWEGQKKPVLLYLNIYEKGVLMVPVGFSLKKK; from the coding sequence ATGAAAAAAACAGTGCTTTTTGTCGCTTTACTAATTGTTACTGCTTCTTGTGTGAGCACTAAATCAACTTTGAAAAACGTAGATAATAATGCTCCAATTCCAGTGTTAAGCAAAGACAATACTTTTGTAATTACACAATTCAGCACTGATAAAAGATACGGTTACAACAAGGATTATCCTATCAATATTTTTTTTAGAACCAGTAAAGACGAAAGCATTAATCAGCAACGCTATTTGAATGCATTAGCCGGACCAAAAGGTGAAAAATTAACGTACACAAAATTAGAAAGTTGTTGCCCGTTTCCTTCAACCAAAAGTGATATGGGAGCCGGTTTTCTTGACGTTTACGAAGTAAAATGGGAAGGTCAAAAAAAACCTGTTCTACTCTATTTAAACATTTATGAAAAAGGAGTTTTAATGGTTCCCGTAGGTTTCAGCCTGAAGAAAAAATAG
- a CDS encoding Na/Pi cotransporter family protein, with amino-acid sequence MTVETLHIIFKLAAGIGLFLFAMHLLEESLKNLSGRNFKLFLQRITKNNIGAVAGGIIVTVVLQSSSMVSLMVLAFVGAGVFSMKNAMAIILGANLGTTLASWLVATLGFKVNIEIVAYPAICIAGLLLILFGNRKTIKYISYFLFGFGLLFIGLSFMKTAMENQVQNFDFSPYAQMPLIVFLLLGFVFTVLIQSSSVTMALTLSALYVGAINFPIAATIVLGAETGTIIKVLLSAIGGNASKKRVALGNLLFNIFITAFTFALLNPILRLITDVFIIKDPLIGLVAFSSFINLLAILIFLPILNFYSRFLEHFFKETDASAAAFIGHASVAEPETALDLFRRETKYFIHNSMLFNLELFKIDTQSLRKQSDFKGINEKWDYFSKTKEEKYEFLKQLQGELQAFYLALRTKLQPEQVSELNQLIAAVRSAMHAVKSVKDIGSNITNLRSSSKDIKYNFFLYHKKETEKLYQELNAFITKEKEASFENLQAVYDTIQNNYTAVLNDFYTNAQNTAIENIDITTIINFNRELFTSNKAILMAVKDSLLDEKQAAEFNEIPVYRT; translated from the coding sequence ATGACTGTAGAAACGCTCCATATTATCTTTAAACTTGCTGCAGGCATAGGCTTGTTCCTTTTTGCTATGCATTTGCTTGAGGAATCCTTAAAAAATCTTTCGGGAAGAAATTTTAAGCTTTTTCTGCAACGCATTACTAAAAATAATATTGGCGCTGTAGCCGGAGGAATTATAGTTACTGTTGTGCTTCAAAGCAGTTCTATGGTTTCATTGATGGTTTTAGCTTTTGTAGGTGCCGGAGTATTTAGCATGAAAAATGCAATGGCAATTATTCTCGGAGCAAATTTAGGCACTACTCTGGCGAGTTGGTTAGTGGCTACTTTAGGTTTTAAAGTGAATATCGAAATTGTTGCTTACCCAGCCATTTGTATTGCCGGATTATTGCTCATTCTTTTTGGCAATCGCAAAACGATAAAATATATCTCTTATTTTCTATTTGGATTTGGTTTATTGTTCATCGGACTTTCCTTCATGAAAACGGCAATGGAGAATCAGGTACAAAACTTTGATTTTTCTCCATATGCACAAATGCCGTTGATTGTTTTTTTACTTTTAGGATTTGTTTTTACTGTCTTAATACAATCCAGCTCAGTAACAATGGCGCTCACACTAAGTGCGCTGTATGTAGGGGCAATCAATTTTCCTATTGCTGCAACAATTGTGCTCGGGGCAGAAACAGGAACTATAATCAAAGTATTGTTGAGTGCAATAGGCGGTAATGCATCAAAAAAACGAGTGGCGCTTGGAAATTTACTTTTTAATATTTTCATTACCGCTTTTACTTTTGCTTTACTCAATCCCATTTTGCGGCTTATAACAGATGTTTTTATTATCAAAGATCCGCTGATTGGTTTAGTTGCTTTTTCTAGTTTCATTAATCTGTTAGCTATTCTTATTTTTCTGCCGATTCTAAATTTCTATTCTCGATTTTTAGAACATTTCTTTAAAGAAACGGATGCTTCTGCAGCTGCTTTTATTGGACATGCTTCAGTTGCTGAGCCAGAAACAGCTTTGGATTTATTTCGAAGAGAAACAAAATATTTCATTCACAACTCCATGCTTTTCAATTTAGAACTTTTTAAAATTGACACACAATCCCTTCGAAAACAAAGTGATTTTAAAGGAATAAACGAAAAATGGGATTATTTTTCAAAAACTAAAGAGGAAAAATATGAGTTCCTCAAACAGTTGCAAGGCGAGTTGCAAGCTTTTTATTTAGCATTGAGAACAAAATTGCAACCCGAGCAGGTTTCGGAACTCAATCAGTTGATTGCTGCCGTACGAAGTGCTATGCATGCGGTGAAAAGTGTTAAGGATATAGGAAGTAATATCACAAATCTTCGAAGTTCATCAAAGGATATTAAGTACAATTTTTTTCTGTATCACAAAAAAGAAACCGAAAAACTGTATCAGGAATTAAATGCATTCATCACCAAAGAAAAAGAAGCCAGTTTTGAAAATCTACAAGCTGTTTATGATACCATTCAAAATAATTATACTGCCGTTCTCAACGATTTTTATACCAATGCTCAAAATACGGCGATTGAAAATATTGATATAACGACTATTATTAATTTTAACCGCGAACTTTTCACCTCTAATAAAGCGATACTGATGGCGGTAAAAGATAGTTTATTAGACGAAAAACAGGCTGCTGAATTTAATGAAATACCGGTATATCGTACCTAA
- a CDS encoding BamA/TamA family outer membrane protein, with translation MNKNTVIFFLFLALFISSCSNTKYLAEGEMLYTGAKIKVEGETPKKERKVLKTEMEELVRPKPNATLLGLRPKLFIYNLAGTTKKEKGWRYWLKNKVGEAPVLASQVDLEYNKSILQNYSENKGYFNTRTTADSTQNGKRVSAVYTVNPALQYKIRNIKFPDDSSAIATAVRNTSRRSLLKKEEGYSLDVIKEERIRIDNRLKEKGYYYFGPDYLKIQVDSTVANHQVDLIVKVKDEAPRISKEQFKINKIIIYPNYSIESDPVKTNTEIVTKYKDFTIIDNENTFKPQIFDRTLYFKKDDLYNRTNHNLSLNRLVNLGTFKFVKNEFKTADTIGNYLDAYYYLSPLTKKSIRLELLAKTNSANYNGTELNLNWSNRNAFKGAELLTVSVFGGYEVQVSGQNNGYNVFRLGSEVNLVWPRIIAPFTFKVSSGFVPKTKATIGYEFQNRTQLYSLSTFKGLFGYSWKASERKEHNLSVTEITYAKPQNVTDLYQQQILANPSLGKVIEKQLIFGPSYSYIYTNTMQKRKKNTFYYKGSIDLSATLTGLLSGANIDKKDTLKVFGVPFSQFVKIENEFRHYYKLGQNSQLASRILVGAGFAYGNSKEMPFIKQFFIGGTNSLRAFRARSIGPGSFLDPATNTNSFLADQSGDLKIEFNTEYRAKIYGIVKGAIFLDAGNIWLLNDNPDKPGSKFTKNFMNEMALGTGVGLRFDLSFLVLRTDFAFPIRKPYLPEGQRWVIDAINIGSSSWRKENLIFNLAIGYPF, from the coding sequence ATGAATAAAAATACAGTCATATTTTTTCTTTTTTTAGCATTATTCATAAGCTCCTGCAGCAATACAAAATATTTGGCAGAAGGCGAAATGCTTTATACTGGTGCCAAAATTAAAGTAGAAGGCGAAACACCAAAGAAAGAGCGTAAAGTTCTAAAAACAGAAATGGAAGAACTCGTTCGCCCAAAACCCAATGCTACGCTGCTGGGATTACGACCTAAATTATTCATTTATAATTTGGCAGGAACTACAAAAAAAGAAAAAGGCTGGCGCTACTGGTTAAAAAATAAAGTGGGTGAAGCACCTGTTTTAGCCAGTCAAGTAGATTTAGAATACAACAAAAGCATTTTGCAAAACTATAGCGAAAATAAAGGCTATTTTAATACCAGAACTACAGCTGACAGTACTCAAAATGGAAAAAGAGTATCTGCTGTTTATACTGTGAATCCGGCACTTCAATATAAAATCAGGAATATTAAATTTCCCGATGATTCCTCTGCAATTGCAACCGCAGTGCGCAATACCAGCAGACGAAGTTTATTAAAAAAAGAAGAAGGATACAGCTTGGATGTGATAAAAGAAGAACGAATTCGAATTGACAACCGACTCAAAGAAAAAGGATATTATTATTTTGGACCTGATTATTTGAAAATTCAAGTCGACAGTACCGTTGCCAATCATCAAGTAGATCTTATTGTAAAAGTAAAAGACGAAGCACCTCGAATTTCAAAAGAGCAATTCAAAATCAATAAAATCATTATTTATCCCAATTATTCTATTGAATCTGACCCTGTAAAAACAAACACAGAAATCGTTACAAAATATAAGGATTTTACCATTATTGATAACGAAAACACATTTAAACCTCAAATTTTTGACCGCACTTTATATTTTAAAAAAGATGATTTATATAACCGTACCAATCATAATTTATCCCTGAATCGATTGGTAAACTTGGGTACTTTTAAGTTTGTGAAAAACGAATTTAAAACTGCTGATACCATCGGAAATTACTTAGACGCATATTATTATCTGTCGCCTTTAACCAAAAAATCAATTCGATTAGAACTGCTTGCCAAAACTAATTCGGCAAATTATAACGGAACTGAATTAAACTTGAATTGGAGTAATCGAAATGCTTTTAAAGGAGCGGAACTACTTACGGTTTCCGTTTTTGGCGGATATGAAGTACAAGTTTCGGGACAAAATAATGGTTATAATGTATTCCGTTTAGGCTCAGAAGTTAATTTAGTTTGGCCCAGAATTATAGCGCCTTTTACATTCAAAGTATCTAGTGGTTTTGTGCCAAAAACAAAAGCAACAATAGGATATGAATTTCAAAACCGGACACAATTGTATTCATTGAGTACTTTCAAGGGATTATTTGGGTATTCCTGGAAAGCCAGTGAACGCAAAGAACACAATTTAAGTGTTACCGAAATAACTTATGCCAAACCACAAAATGTAACCGATTTATACCAACAACAAATTCTTGCAAACCCTTCTTTGGGAAAAGTAATTGAAAAACAATTGATTTTTGGCCCCAGTTATTCCTACATCTACACAAATACAATGCAGAAAAGGAAAAAGAATACCTTCTATTACAAAGGATCAATTGATCTTTCGGCAACGCTTACCGGATTATTATCCGGCGCAAATATTGACAAAAAAGATACGCTTAAAGTCTTTGGAGTTCCGTTCAGTCAATTTGTAAAAATAGAAAACGAATTCAGGCATTATTATAAATTGGGTCAAAATTCCCAATTGGCCAGCAGAATTTTGGTTGGCGCAGGATTTGCTTATGGAAATTCAAAAGAAATGCCTTTTATCAAACAGTTTTTTATTGGAGGAACCAATAGTTTAAGAGCATTTCGCGCACGTTCTATAGGACCCGGAAGTTTCTTGGATCCGGCAACCAATACCAATTCCTTTTTGGCAGACCAATCCGGAGATTTAAAAATTGAATTCAATACTGAATACCGTGCAAAAATTTACGGAATCGTAAAAGGTGCTATTTTTCTTGATGCAGGAAATATCTGGTTGTTGAATGATAATCCGGATAAACCCGGTTCAAAGTTTACTAAAAATTTTATGAATGAAATGGCATTGGGAACAGGAGTTGGATTGCGATTTGATTTATCGTTTCTCGTCTTGCGTACAGATTTTGCTTTCCCTATCCGAAAACCTTATTTACCCGAGGGTCAACGCTGGGTAATTGATGCTATTAATATTGGTAGCAGTTCATGGAGAAAAGAAAATCTAATTTTTAATTTAGCGATTGGCTACCCGTTTTAA